CGCAGTCCTACGCCGTGCTCGGCCAGGCCGTGGGCCTGTCCGCCGGGGCGGCTCACGAGCGTGTGCGCAAGCTGCGGGAGCGGGGGGTCATCCGACGGACCACGGCCGAAGTGGACCCGGCGGTGGTCGGGTGCGGTGTCCTCGCCTACGTGATGGTCGACTCGACGGCGTGGATGGGCGACTCCGCGCAGGACTTCGCCGCGCTGCCCGAGATCCTGGAGGCGCACATCATCGCCGGTAGCGCCTCGGTGCTGGTGAAGGTCAGGACCGCGACCACCGAGCAGCTGCAGGACGTGCTGCGCCGGATCTACGCCATTGACGGCGTCAACGGGACCAGTGCGACGGTTGTGCTGGAGACGCTCTTCGAGCGGCAGGTCTCCCCGCGGGCGGGCGACCGGGCGTGAGTCAGCGCTGGGACCTCGAGGGAGTTACGAGGTCGTGGCGGGCGGACGGAAACAGGCGATGACGGTCTTGCCGTCGGGACAGGGCCGGGCCTCCCAGTCGTCCGCCAGTGCCTCGACGAGGAACATCCCGCGTCCGCCCAGACGGTCAGGGCTCGCCGCCCGGGCCAGGGGGAGCTCGCCGGAAGAGTCGTGCACGGCGATGTGCAGACAGTGCTCGTCCCACGTCATCATCAACTGTGCGCTGCTGCGGGCGTGCACCTGCGCGTTGGTGACCAGTTCCGAGACGGTCAGCAGCACCGCGTCCACCGTCTCGGGAGCCGTGGCGGTCCACCGCATCTTCCGCAGGTGGCCGCGGACCCAGTCCCGTGCCGTTCTCACATCGCTGGTGAGCGGCAACGACTTCGCCCAGCCCACCGCCCGTAGGGATGATTCGCTCACCTTCGGCACCTCCTGATCCGGTTCCCGTCCTCTGTCTCGACTACCCCGGCACGGCGGATCGAGGCACAGCGGGTCGAGGCCGGCCGACGGTGTCGTGTCCGGGCTGTCCACCTTGGACCACGGCGGCCGGCTCGCGAACCCCGCGTGGTCATCCGTCGAGGAACTTCAGGAGTTCGGCGGTGAGGAAGCGGGGATTCTCCTCGACGAGCCAGTGTCCCGCTCGCGGAACGTCCACCGCCCGCTCGATGTTGGTCATGCGCGGGGCCACCGTGCCCCGGATCGCGTCGAGTTGTCCTTCCGCGGTCATGAGCAGGGTCGGGACGCGTACCGGTGCCGCGGCCACGGTGTCGCGGACGTCCTGATCAAGAGCGCGGTAGAGCTCGAAGCCGCCCGAGAGGGCCTTGGGCCGACTGTAGGTACGTGCGTACTCGTCGATCTGGGCGCGGGTGAACGGGGAGTCGTCCGACGTACCGCCGAACGCCGTGCCGCCGTACGAGACCTGGGGGTAGAACAGCGCCAGGTACTCCCTGACGTCGTCACCCACGAGCGTCTCGGGGACCCGCCGCTGGGCGTGAAAGGCGATGTGCCAGCTCAGCGAGCGGTAGGTGGGCGCGTCCATCGCGGGCCCGGGCAGCGGCAGGTCCAGGTAGCCCAGGCGCGCGGTGTCGTTCGGGAATTGGCTCGCGTACTGGAATGCCACCGCGGCACCGAGGTCGTGCCCGACGACACGGGCGTCGTCCAGCCCGAGCCGGTCGGCGACCAGTTTGTGCACGTACCGCGCGAGCGTGGCTTTGTCGTAGCCGGACGGGGAGCCGGTGCTGTCGCCCAGTCCGGGCAGGTCGACGGCGTAGACGGTGTGGTGCTTGGCGAGTTCCGGCATGACCGGCCACCAGCCGTACCAGGTCTGCGGCCAACCGTGGATCAGCACGACCGGCGTTCCGCTGCCGCCCTTCACGTAGTGCATACGGACACCGTCGACGTCGGCGAACCCGTGCCGGAAGCTCTTCTCGAACTGGGGATCGTCCTGGGTGACGGCGGCGTACGCGGGGGCGTCGTCCTCCGCTGCCGGTGTGGAGCAGGCCGCGGTGGCGATGGTGAACAGGAGGGTGAGGAGAACGCTTGCCACCGTTCGCGCGGAACGGCGGAAGGTGTGCGGCGGCATCGGCCGTGGTGCTGGGGTCATGGGTGGGAGTGTTGCCAGCCGCCCCATGACCTGGCACTCCATCTTGCGGTTACGGCAAGAAACAGCCCGGCCCGTCCGACGTCGGCCACCACACCGTGGCCGAAGCACTCGACGACCGACCGGGCGGCACAATGGCGCGATGGATCACCAGTTCGTTGGCATACCGGAGTTGACCGACGTTCCGCGTGTCGCGGTCGTCATCGACGTCATGCGGGCCTTCACCGTGGCCGCCTGGGCCTTCTCGCGCGGCGTGGAGCGGATCGTCCTGGCCTCCACGGAGCGTGAGGCGCTCGAGTTGAAGGAGACCCGGCCGGGCTGGCTCGCCTTGAAGGACGGTGCTCCGGCGGCGGGGTTCGACGCGGTGAACTCGCCGGGCCTGCTCAGGTCCGCCGATCTCGCCGGTCGCACGCTGGTGCAGAAGACGACGGCGGGAACCGTGGGCGCGCTGGCCGTCGCGGACGCACCGCTGGTCCTGTGCGCGAGCTTCGTGGTGGCCGGCCCCACCGCGCGGTTCCTGCGGGGCCAGGAGGCCGGTCCGGTCACGTTCGTCGTCACCGGGGAGGACGGCAGGGCCGACGAGGACCTGGCCTGTGCCGAGTACATCGGCCGTTGCGTGGACGGTGGCGGTGTCGACGCCGCTCCGTACGTCCACCGTGCGAGCAACTCACGCGCCGCGGCCGAACTCGCCGGAGGGCTGCGGAGCGGATACCACCCCGATGACGTCGGTCTCTGCCTGGAGGTCGACAGGTTCCCCTTCGCCATGGTGGCTCGCCAGGAGGGGCCACTGACGGTGCTCCGGCCCGTTGCCGTGCCCGACTCAGGCCCTCACGGGCGGTCCTGAGCCGCTGCCGACGGCCCTTGGCCGGAAGGGCGCGTCCGGCCGGATCGGGCGAGTCACACCCCTGGACGGTCGTCACGGGGGTGTGCTCTGATCCTCAGTGCGCTCCCGTCTTCCAACGATGTACAACTCCGCGACCTCGTACGCCGGTCGGCACGGAGCCCTGCCCCCCGTGCGGCCCTTCAGGGGACCGGCGGCACTGAAGGATCCGAGTCCACAGTCAGGAGACCCATGTCCGTCAGCAGACGCACCCTCCTCGGCACCGGCGCCCTGGCGCTCGGCACGGCGGCGCTGGGCGGCCCGCTCGTCACCTCCGCGGCCGCCGCCACGGCGAGGGCGTCCGGCTCGCTCGCGCCGGACGCCTTCCGCAAGCTGCCCGCCGGCAGCGTCACCGCGCGGGGCTGGCTCGCCGGTCAGCTCAGACTTCAACTCGACGGCCTCTGCGGCCGGTTCGAGAGTCTGTCGCACTTCCTCGACTTCTCCGCGACCGGCTGGGTGCACCCCGAGCGCGGCGCCTGGGAGGAAGTGCCGTACTGGCTGCGTGGATACGTGCCCATGGCGGTCGCCACCGGGGACCGGGGCGCGCTCGCGCGCTCGCGCACCTGGATCGAGGCGATCCTGGCCACCCAGCAGAGCGACGGCTTCTTCGGGCCGCGCGCGCTGCGTACGTCACTGAACGGCGGTCCGGACTTCTGGCCGTTCCTGCCGCTTCTCCAGGCCCTGCGCACGCACGAGGAGTACACGGGGGACGAGCGCGTCGTCCCCTTCATGACCCGGTTCCTGCGCTTCATGAACGCCCAGGGCCCCGGCGCCTTCAACACCAGCTGGGTCTCCTACCGCTGGGGCGACGGCCTCGACGTCGCCCTGTGGCTGCACCGCCGCACCGGCGAGGCGTTCCTGCTCGGCCTGGCCACCAAGATGCACACCCTGGGTGCCGACTGGACGGGCCCCACACCCTCCCGGCACAACGTCAACATCGCCCAGGGCTTCCGTGAGCCCGCGCAGTACGCGCAGGTGACCGGCGACCCGGAGCTGATCCGGGCCACCTACCGGGCGTACGACCGGGTCATGGACGTCTACGGGCGGTTCCCCGGCGGCGGCATGGCGGGCGACGAGAACTACCGGCCGGGGTTCACCGACCCGCGGCAGGG
The Streptomyces sp. NBC_01723 genome window above contains:
- a CDS encoding Lrp/AsnC family transcriptional regulator, with protein sequence MDHIDRVLLTRLQQDATQSYAVLGQAVGLSAGAAHERVRKLRERGVIRRTTAEVDPAVVGCGVLAYVMVDSTAWMGDSAQDFAALPEILEAHIIAGSASVLVKVRTATTEQLQDVLRRIYAIDGVNGTSATVVLETLFERQVSPRAGDRA
- a CDS encoding 2-phosphosulfolactate phosphatase is translated as MDHQFVGIPELTDVPRVAVVIDVMRAFTVAAWAFSRGVERIVLASTEREALELKETRPGWLALKDGAPAAGFDAVNSPGLLRSADLAGRTLVQKTTAGTVGALAVADAPLVLCASFVVAGPTARFLRGQEAGPVTFVVTGEDGRADEDLACAEYIGRCVDGGGVDAAPYVHRASNSRAAAELAGGLRSGYHPDDVGLCLEVDRFPFAMVARQEGPLTVLRPVAVPDSGPHGRS
- a CDS encoding alpha/beta fold hydrolase encodes the protein MTPAPRPMPPHTFRRSARTVASVLLTLLFTIATAACSTPAAEDDAPAYAAVTQDDPQFEKSFRHGFADVDGVRMHYVKGGSGTPVVLIHGWPQTWYGWWPVMPELAKHHTVYAVDLPGLGDSTGSPSGYDKATLARYVHKLVADRLGLDDARVVGHDLGAAVAFQYASQFPNDTARLGYLDLPLPGPAMDAPTYRSLSWHIAFHAQRRVPETLVGDDVREYLALFYPQVSYGGTAFGGTSDDSPFTRAQIDEYARTYSRPKALSGGFELYRALDQDVRDTVAAAPVRVPTLLMTAEGQLDAIRGTVAPRMTNIERAVDVPRAGHWLVEENPRFLTAELLKFLDG
- a CDS encoding ATP-binding protein; the protein is MSESSLRAVGWAKSLPLTSDVRTARDWVRGHLRKMRWTATAPETVDAVLLTVSELVTNAQVHARSSAQLMMTWDEHCLHIAVHDSSGELPLARAASPDRLGGRGMFLVEALADDWEARPCPDGKTVIACFRPPATTS